The genomic DNA CGCAAATGCACCCGCCCAAAAAGCTCTCATCCAGCCTCTCCGTTCCTGTTTCGGATATATTCGAACGAGTTTTATGGGTTTTTGCGGAGGAAGAAAGGCATGCGGGCAAGAAATTTAATGCGGGCACGAAAAAAGCCCGGCGAACCGGGCTTTGATCATGTTTCTATCCTGCAGGCTTAATTGGCGGGTGCCGGTTCCGCAGGCTTCTGTTCGCCGCCTGCCGCAGGCTTTTCGCCTTCGGCTGGCTTGGCTTCGCCGCCCTCAGCCGGCTTTGCATCGCCACCAGCGGCAGGTGCCGCATCAGCGGTCGGCAGCGGAGCCGGATTGTCGGACAGTGTGCGCAGATAAGCGATCAGATCAGCGCGTTCATTGTCCTTCTTGTCGCCAGCAAAGCCCATGGCGGTGCCCTTGATGAAACCCTTCGGCGAGGTCAGGAACTTGTTGAGATGTTCAAAATCCCACTTGTTGCCCGCAGCACCGAACTCCTTCATGGGAGCTGAATAGCCGAAACCTTCAACAGAGGCAGCCGGACGGTTCACGACATCCCACAGATGCGGACCGACCTTGTTGGCGCCACCCTTTTCACCGGTATGGCATGCAGCGCAACGCTTGAAGACGGTTTCACCGCGCGCCGGATCAGCAGACTGCAGCAACGTCGCAATGGAAACTTCTTCCTTGGCCGGTGCAGCGCCCCCTTCACCGGTCGAGGCTTCCGCCGCTTCGATGATAAAGCCCGGCTTTTCGGGCGCAGGCGAGTGAAACAGCGAATCGGACAGGATGCCCGTCGTCATGACAACGAAAACCGTTGCCAGAAAAGCCATGATAAACTTGTTAGTCCGGGTTGAATTCATCGCCGGTCAGCGCTCCCTCTACCAAAACGCTCTCCCCGAGAACGCTCTCCTAGCCGGCATGCAAACCTTCAATAAAGGTCGCAATTCTCTCCCCGGCATCGGGCGGAAACTAGGTCTTTTACCAGGGCGATGCAACACCTATAACGGTAACTAGACCCGTGACTTTTTGACACTTTTGATGCATTTCCAGCGCCTCGAAAGCGGTTTAAAAGACGTCCGCGACCTTATCGATCTCAAGAGGCGATGATGCTTCAGACATTAAAGACACTCACTCTTATCCCGGCACGCATGGCGTCCACGCGGCTACCGAACAAGCCGCTCGCCGATATTTGCGGCAAGCCGATGATCGTGCATGTGGCCGATCGTGCAGCGGCTGCAAAGCTGGGCCGGACGGTGGTTGCAACCGATAGCGAAGAGATTTTTGCAATCGTTACCGCGCACGGCCATGAAGCCATCATGACGCGGGAGGATCACGAATCCGGCTCCGACCGCATCTATGAAGCATTGATGAAAGTCGATCCGGCGGGCGAGTTTGATGCCGTGGTGAACGTTCAGGGCGACCTGCCGACCAT from Brucella anthropi ATCC 49188 includes the following:
- a CDS encoding c-type cytochrome — translated: MNSTRTNKFIMAFLATVFVVMTTGILSDSLFHSPAPEKPGFIIEAAEASTGEGGAAPAKEEVSIATLLQSADPARGETVFKRCAACHTGEKGGANKVGPHLWDVVNRPAASVEGFGYSAPMKEFGAAGNKWDFEHLNKFLTSPKGFIKGTAMGFAGDKKDNERADLIAYLRTLSDNPAPLPTADAAPAAGGDAKPAEGGEAKPAEGEKPAAGGEQKPAEPAPAN